The Pseudomonas fluorescens genome includes a window with the following:
- a CDS encoding DUF4398 domain-containing protein gives MELKPMNTCTAKPSSTGLRGLKLAALAIGSSFILAGCAGNPPSEQYAVTQSAVNSAVSAGGTEFAAVEMKSAQDKLKQAEIAMHDKKYDEAKRLAEQAEWDARVAERKAQAAKAEQALKDSQKGVQELRQEGMNKVQ, from the coding sequence ATGGAGTTGAAGCCTATGAATACCTGCACTGCCAAACCCTCATCCACTGGCCTGCGCGGCTTGAAGTTGGCTGCCCTGGCGATCGGTAGCAGCTTCATTCTCGCCGGTTGCGCCGGTAATCCACCTTCGGAGCAGTACGCGGTGACCCAATCGGCGGTCAACAGCGCCGTCAGCGCCGGCGGTACCGAATTCGCTGCTGTGGAAATGAAATCGGCCCAGGACAAACTCAAGCAGGCGGAAATCGCCATGCATGACAAGAAGTACGACGAAGCCAAGCGTCTGGCCGAACAGGCCGAGTGGGACGCCCGCGTCGCCGAGCGCAAGGCTCAGGCCGCCAAGGCCGAACAAGCACTCAAGGATTCTCAGAAAGGGGTTCAGGAACTGCGTCAGGAAGGCATGAACAAGGTTCAGTAA